In Bdellovibrionales bacterium, the following proteins share a genomic window:
- a CDS encoding ISL3 family transposase gives MPQHEKISQFLLLPELKLLKFGRDRSGRKHKQVEKVSSFEICPKCATPSKTVYDRRWAKAHDAPIHGNQVWLHVLKRRFYCKTCRKPFTEPVQGIRKGKRTTERFKRGVLWACENFTDLSKVRRAYACSTWTVYQTLYERLETNLKRHINYPWPKTIGIDEHFFSRANGFREFATVLVDYNNKRVRELAHGKVKGQLIEQLKHIPGRENVKNVVLDLSDSYKSFVREFFPNSQMIADKFHVLRLLNPALNRYRKQVTGDKRTSPLRKLLLRNGKKLESYERRALYEWLNLHPQLKEIYHYKEALHGFYRIKGNRTAAKVLIRITDQMALSQIPEIKTSGAPS, from the coding sequence ATGCCTCAGCACGAAAAAATATCACAATTTCTATTATTACCAGAATTAAAACTTTTAAAATTTGGGAGAGATCGATCTGGCCGAAAGCACAAACAGGTTGAAAAAGTATCCAGCTTTGAAATCTGTCCAAAGTGTGCGACACCTTCTAAGACTGTTTATGATCGAAGGTGGGCCAAAGCACACGATGCTCCCATCCACGGCAATCAAGTCTGGCTCCATGTTTTAAAACGCAGATTCTATTGTAAGACCTGCCGAAAGCCTTTCACCGAACCAGTTCAAGGAATCAGAAAAGGAAAAAGAACCACCGAGAGGTTTAAACGAGGTGTTCTTTGGGCCTGTGAGAACTTTACGGATCTCAGTAAGGTCAGAAGGGCCTATGCATGTTCAACGTGGACGGTCTATCAGACTCTTTATGAGAGGTTAGAGACGAACCTCAAGAGGCATATCAATTATCCGTGGCCAAAAACCATTGGCATAGATGAACACTTTTTCTCTCGAGCCAATGGGTTTAGAGAGTTTGCAACCGTACTCGTTGATTACAACAATAAGCGTGTTCGTGAACTCGCTCATGGAAAAGTAAAAGGGCAACTCATTGAACAACTTAAACATATCCCTGGTAGAGAAAATGTAAAAAACGTCGTTCTAGATTTGTCAGATAGCTATAAAAGCTTTGTTCGAGAGTTTTTTCCTAACTCCCAGATGATTGCTGATAAGTTCCATGTGCTCAGGCTTTTAAATCCAGCTCTTAATCGCTACCGAAAACAAGTCACTGGCGACAAAAGAACCAGTCCCCTTCGAAAACTCCTACTTAGAAATGGTAAAAAGCTTGAGTCCTATGAACGAAGAGCCCTTTATGAATGGCTCAATCTTCATCCCCAGCTAAAAGAAATTTATCATTACAAAGAAGCCCTCCATGGATTTTACCGAATCAAAGGAAACAGAACAGCTGCCAAAGTGTTAATTCGAATTACAGATCAAATGGCTTTAAGCCAAATCCCCGAAATAAAAACCTCAGGCGCACCCTCATGA
- a CDS encoding outer membrane beta-barrel protein, giving the protein MKLLFWTSRLAVLAVCGATFAGSAQTDGEVLDLGLQDEAKESAVNPVKPLVSGPSKASVVSSNKVISKTKKLTSVSKKSGASANKTNSGSTNEENVAAAPGIIILNQGNANPSTQQQPTTYVEASPSPESRTEQFRRARQDAEANTEKLLSEKLEESRLVDERRRLEKILGNTIEGSAINTEPQQQQPQQQNTQQGQGYNSVQKVQVINEAPRTFGQENESMIKEKVEKIQKSDLDLVQEVEESETAAAKQAATVAVVNPRQYYLGGAVGSASYVGVVNVQGNMAAGVTFGSILPTGVSLEASFMYSNFYIDEYWWNYPYFREMDQYSLGLGAKYNFSFGIVKPNFGGLISYNYRKYFDRGYYSYGYSNDSEVTNHTIDLGLTAGADVDITETFSLGFEYRYMTNLANRADSDYLTSRSVWRDGQPVERTDYNFVTLTGKLRF; this is encoded by the coding sequence ATGAAGCTGTTATTTTGGACGAGTAGATTGGCTGTTTTGGCCGTTTGTGGCGCAACTTTTGCCGGCTCAGCTCAGACTGACGGAGAAGTTCTGGATCTGGGCTTGCAGGACGAGGCAAAAGAGAGTGCAGTCAACCCCGTGAAGCCCCTTGTGAGTGGCCCATCCAAAGCAAGTGTTGTTTCGTCAAATAAGGTCATCTCGAAAACCAAAAAGCTGACTTCGGTGTCTAAAAAGTCTGGAGCTTCAGCAAATAAGACGAACTCAGGTTCGACAAATGAAGAAAACGTAGCGGCAGCTCCTGGGATCATTATTTTGAATCAGGGTAACGCAAATCCTTCCACCCAACAGCAGCCTACAACCTATGTTGAGGCGAGCCCAAGTCCTGAATCTCGAACTGAACAGTTCCGTCGTGCGCGCCAGGATGCTGAGGCAAATACAGAGAAGCTCCTTTCCGAAAAGCTAGAAGAATCTCGTTTGGTTGATGAGAGAAGGCGTTTGGAGAAAATATTGGGCAATACCATCGAGGGTTCGGCGATAAATACGGAACCTCAACAGCAACAACCTCAGCAGCAGAACACCCAACAAGGTCAAGGCTATAATTCTGTTCAGAAGGTTCAAGTGATCAATGAGGCACCTCGCACTTTTGGGCAAGAAAATGAATCTATGATCAAAGAGAAGGTTGAAAAGATTCAAAAATCAGATTTGGATCTTGTCCAGGAAGTCGAAGAATCGGAGACTGCGGCAGCGAAGCAAGCAGCCACAGTGGCTGTGGTTAATCCTCGCCAGTATTACTTGGGCGGCGCAGTGGGCTCTGCCAGTTACGTTGGAGTCGTCAATGTCCAGGGCAATATGGCTGCGGGAGTGACCTTCGGTTCGATTTTGCCAACTGGAGTTTCATTAGAAGCAAGTTTTATGTACTCTAATTTTTATATTGATGAATATTGGTGGAATTATCCCTACTTCAGAGAAATGGACCAATATAGCTTGGGTCTTGGAGCCAAATATAATTTTAGTTTTGGAATAGTGAAACCGAATTTTGGAGGATTAATCAGTTATAATTACCGCAAATATTTTGATCGTGGTTACTATAGCTACGGTTATTCCAACGACTCAGAAGTTACAAACCACACCATTGACCTCGGTTTAACAGCAGGCGCAGATGTGGATATTACCGAGACGTTTTCCTTGGGATTTGAATATCGCTACATGACCAATTTGGCTAATCGAGCGGACTCCGATTATTTGACTTCGCGTAGCGTTTGGCGTGATGGACAACCCGTCGAGCGCACGGACTACAACTTTGTGACATTGACAGGAAAGCTTCGATTTTAG
- a CDS encoding IS66 family transposase, giving the protein MQAQELFSKQEQLSSENEGLRARVRLDEEKIKFLQSEVTWLHEQIRSLKRAQFGKKSETWVSPEQKMLFNEVELEASKGTPEEDEAQIEVTVPAHKRKRGHRRPIPENLEREVVKIELPENERFSEEGQPLKVIGWEFSEKLKYEPAKVSVIRYERAKYGLDSGDYVKTAPPVPSVIPKGIATPELLAFIMTSKYCDGLPLYRIEEIMDRQGVDLPRSTMARWVVQVAQALVPVWNVLSDRLLASFYVAVDETQVQVLKENGRKAEDKSWMWVRSTPYGDKKIVLFDYRISRSQETARQLLDGITGYLQCDGLNTYDVLEKQEGVIRIGCGMHSRRKFESATVDGAKSGRSLGETGLGYFKKLYDLEEKIGEKSSDERYRLRLEIAEPICKEMKEWAEGHQPKVPVKSKIGGAFRYFLNEYKYLTVYLKDGRLEADNGFTERAIRKYAIGRNAWLFSDTPAGAEASSLMYSFTVTAKINGVNPYTAMVRLLTELPLAKSLEDFERLAEIILSPDSQA; this is encoded by the coding sequence ATGCAAGCGCAGGAGCTATTTTCAAAACAAGAACAGTTATCCTCAGAAAATGAAGGACTGAGAGCACGTGTTCGTCTCGATGAAGAGAAGATCAAGTTCTTGCAAAGTGAGGTCACTTGGCTGCATGAGCAGATCCGTTCTCTTAAGCGGGCGCAGTTTGGGAAAAAGTCGGAGACTTGGGTGTCGCCCGAGCAGAAGATGCTCTTCAACGAAGTGGAACTTGAAGCCTCCAAAGGGACACCTGAAGAGGATGAGGCACAGATCGAAGTCACGGTTCCTGCGCATAAAAGGAAGCGGGGTCATCGTCGTCCAATACCCGAGAACCTTGAGCGAGAAGTGGTGAAGATCGAGCTTCCAGAAAATGAGCGTTTTTCTGAAGAGGGGCAACCTCTCAAGGTGATTGGTTGGGAATTTTCGGAGAAGCTCAAGTATGAGCCAGCCAAAGTCAGTGTGATCCGCTATGAGAGGGCCAAGTATGGATTGGACAGCGGGGACTATGTGAAGACCGCTCCGCCTGTGCCTTCTGTGATCCCTAAGGGGATTGCCACTCCCGAGTTACTTGCCTTCATTATGACATCCAAATATTGCGATGGACTTCCGCTGTACCGGATTGAGGAGATCATGGATCGTCAGGGAGTTGATCTTCCCCGCAGCACGATGGCCCGCTGGGTGGTGCAAGTGGCGCAGGCTCTTGTGCCTGTCTGGAATGTTCTTTCAGACCGGTTACTCGCCTCTTTTTATGTGGCCGTGGATGAGACGCAAGTGCAGGTTCTCAAAGAGAATGGCAGGAAGGCCGAAGACAAATCATGGATGTGGGTGAGGAGTACGCCCTACGGGGACAAGAAGATTGTTCTGTTTGATTATCGCATCTCCCGGAGCCAGGAAACGGCCAGGCAGCTTCTGGACGGGATTACAGGATATCTGCAATGTGACGGATTGAATACCTACGATGTGTTGGAGAAACAAGAGGGAGTGATCCGCATAGGATGTGGGATGCACTCCCGCAGGAAGTTTGAATCCGCCACAGTGGATGGGGCTAAGTCCGGCCGAAGTCTTGGAGAAACAGGCCTTGGTTACTTTAAAAAACTCTACGATCTGGAAGAGAAGATCGGCGAGAAGTCTTCTGATGAGCGGTATCGCCTGAGGTTGGAAATAGCTGAGCCCATCTGTAAAGAAATGAAGGAGTGGGCTGAAGGGCATCAGCCCAAGGTTCCAGTAAAAAGCAAGATTGGAGGGGCATTCCGCTACTTCTTGAATGAGTATAAGTACCTGACAGTCTACCTCAAGGATGGGCGTCTGGAGGCGGACAATGGCTTTACGGAGAGAGCGATCCGCAAGTATGCCATCGGAAGGAATGCGTGGCTGTTTTCCGACACCCCCGCAGGAGCTGAGGCCAGCAGTCTCATGTACAGCTTCACTGTAACAGCCAAAATCAATGGGGTGAATCCTTACACAGCCATGGTCCGACTGCTCACTGAGCTACCACTGGCCAAATCCCTCGAAGACTTCGAGCGCCTCGCTGAGATCATTTTATCACCTGATTCTCAAGCTTGA
- a CDS encoding SurA N-terminal domain-containing protein → MKNLLDKLRHPGRTKSIVAYILFGAIIIVFVFFFQSGPLRDMGGGGSAAIVNDQVIPLSDFRMRVQRQEEQLKMRMDGLPDSQRQLFSDAIRRRAIEDLVMAEVLAQSAHQFGFSASDSEVRDRILEIPQFQVDGRFRRDRYEDLLKANHLNTREFEEKIRKDVMSQKVQVSFSRALYPTLDELEKEKRLRELQLNVAFVEYDKSSLTSNFKPSAAEIKEYLASPEGKAASEAYFAKNKATFFTPEQVRAQHILIKATAGDKASEEESLKKIKDIAERSTKEDFGKLAQELSQDEGSKVKQGDLDYFGRGHMVKEFETAAFALKVGEISAPVKTPFGYHLIKVNDHRKGGEKPFEEVAENIAGILLAEQEFSKANLKLEELTKARGEKALSAYLKPLKVEWQETGDFSLGLPQIPRIGDKDKIVTAALSLESPGAIYPEVLQVSGKYYIIKLKNKKVKRDDKADKLSYADEARYIAARKTGGVFEDWLSSRRELFRISTNSKLFKEETQ, encoded by the coding sequence ATGAAGAATCTTTTAGATAAGTTGCGCCATCCAGGTCGTACAAAAAGTATCGTGGCTTACATTCTTTTTGGCGCTATTATCATCGTCTTTGTTTTTTTCTTTCAATCGGGTCCACTCAGAGATATGGGAGGCGGAGGCTCTGCGGCAATCGTCAACGACCAGGTGATCCCACTCAGTGATTTTAGAATGAGAGTGCAGAGGCAGGAGGAGCAGTTGAAAATGCGAATGGACGGGCTCCCTGATTCTCAGCGTCAACTTTTTTCTGATGCGATTCGTCGCCGTGCGATAGAGGACCTCGTGATGGCGGAGGTGCTGGCGCAGAGCGCTCATCAGTTTGGTTTCTCCGCTTCAGATAGTGAAGTTCGTGACCGTATTCTTGAGATTCCGCAATTTCAGGTAGACGGAAGGTTTCGTCGAGATCGTTATGAGGATCTCTTAAAGGCCAACCACCTGAATACCCGCGAATTTGAAGAAAAAATTCGGAAAGATGTCATGAGCCAGAAGGTTCAGGTCTCTTTTTCTCGGGCGCTTTATCCCACATTAGATGAGTTAGAAAAAGAAAAGAGGCTGAGAGAACTCCAATTAAACGTGGCCTTTGTTGAATATGATAAATCTAGCTTGACCTCAAACTTCAAGCCCTCGGCCGCTGAGATCAAGGAGTACTTGGCAAGTCCCGAGGGAAAGGCTGCCTCGGAAGCTTATTTTGCGAAGAACAAAGCTACTTTTTTCACTCCAGAACAGGTTCGAGCTCAGCACATTCTTATCAAGGCCACGGCTGGCGATAAAGCGAGCGAAGAGGAATCGCTTAAAAAAATCAAGGATATTGCCGAGCGATCGACCAAGGAGGATTTCGGGAAGCTGGCTCAGGAATTGAGCCAGGACGAGGGCAGCAAGGTTAAACAAGGGGATCTCGACTATTTTGGTCGTGGTCACATGGTCAAAGAATTTGAAACTGCTGCCTTTGCTTTGAAGGTGGGAGAGATCTCTGCACCGGTGAAAACTCCGTTTGGATATCATCTCATTAAGGTCAATGATCACCGCAAAGGTGGAGAAAAACCTTTTGAAGAGGTTGCTGAGAATATTGCGGGAATACTTCTGGCGGAACAAGAGTTTTCAAAGGCAAACCTGAAATTGGAGGAGCTGACCAAGGCTCGTGGAGAGAAGGCCCTTTCTGCTTATTTGAAGCCATTGAAAGTCGAGTGGCAGGAAACGGGAGATTTTTCTCTGGGCCTTCCACAAATCCCTCGAATTGGCGACAAGGATAAGATCGTCACCGCAGCCTTAAGCCTTGAGAGCCCGGGGGCCATCTATCCTGAAGTTCTGCAGGTCTCTGGCAAGTATTATATCATCAAGCTTAAAAACAAAAAGGTGAAGAGGGATGACAAGGCAGACAAACTCTCTTACGCAGACGAAGCCCGGTATATTGCCGCTCGGAAGACGGGAGGAGTCTTTGAAGATTGGCTGAGTTCTCGGCGGGAACTTTTCAGGATTTCCACAAACTCTAAGCTTTTCAAGGAAGAGACTCAGTGA
- the tnpB gene encoding IS66 family insertion sequence element accessory protein TnpB: MKSPSQFEGVFLHREPVDLRRGIPGLSQIVESAQMGKLNGKNLFVFCGRRRHTIKILYFDRSGFCLWQKQLDVEKFPWPMKSVEEVVHISTDQLSWLLEGYDVWKMKPFSEINFEGVC; this comes from the coding sequence ATGAAATCTCCCAGCCAATTTGAGGGAGTATTTCTGCATCGGGAGCCTGTGGATTTACGCCGTGGGATTCCGGGGTTGAGTCAGATTGTGGAGAGTGCCCAAATGGGGAAGTTGAACGGGAAAAATCTATTCGTGTTCTGTGGTCGACGACGGCACACGATCAAGATTCTGTATTTTGATCGAAGTGGATTCTGTCTATGGCAAAAGCAATTGGATGTGGAAAAGTTCCCATGGCCGATGAAATCTGTGGAGGAAGTCGTCCACATATCCACAGATCAATTGAGTTGGCTTCTGGAAGGCTATGATGTTTGGAAAATGAAGCCATTTTCAGAAATAAATTTTGAAGGAGTCTGTTGA
- a CDS encoding S8 family serine peptidase encodes MRALRYVYLFIIVFWTIPVGAQNYVPGEVIVRLKSASGSQSTSSFLGKASSDKSMSLKRTWGKLNAYHFGIKAGKTVDETINELRNDPDVLYAEPNYYLQKATEFRAERIYNRDQVSDIVQSDPSSVYEGQLGVEQVYQSMKASSFSYKPIVAIIDTGLDVTHPVFVESNALWQNPHEIAGNGIDDDGNGYVDDINGWNFAYHSNNVSDDDGHGTHVAGIVLKAGMDILANPVEEAKIHIMALKFLDSSGVGTTSDAIQAIYYAVNNGAVVLNNSWGGPSYSAALLDAIVFSYNQGVSFVAAAGNAGTNNDSAPMYPASYGVPNIISIAATTNLDYLAYFSNFGKSSVHVGSPGLNIYSTYPGGGYAPMSGTSMASPYAAGIAALMKVAAPDMTGYQIKSGMLAQADKISQLTNKLVTDGRVNVANAVAYASGAPIDSSQPGYNPSYLTRELASELGQSSGGGCGLVTKLYTEFNQNQVSGGKSTHSSPETWYILVVVALFAIPLALRSYLRSHSPVSRRKFPRYEISTSVSMDIGDKKLVGSVSSISLGGLRVDTDALLDQGGIVTMTIASPDGKDQLQVQGKVVWSESKKSYGLAFSEANDSVLSSIGSWTKGLKKAS; translated from the coding sequence ATGAGAGCACTGCGGTACGTTTATCTATTTATTATTGTTTTTTGGACAATTCCAGTTGGTGCACAGAATTACGTGCCTGGAGAGGTGATTGTTCGTCTCAAATCAGCCTCTGGAAGTCAGTCGACCTCCTCTTTTCTTGGCAAGGCCAGCTCCGACAAAAGTATGTCTCTTAAACGAACATGGGGCAAATTGAATGCTTATCATTTTGGGATAAAGGCAGGAAAAACCGTTGATGAAACCATTAACGAGCTTCGAAATGATCCTGATGTTCTTTATGCTGAACCTAACTATTATTTGCAAAAGGCCACTGAATTTCGGGCCGAGCGAATTTACAATCGGGATCAGGTTTCAGATATTGTTCAGAGTGATCCATCAAGCGTGTATGAGGGGCAACTCGGAGTCGAGCAAGTCTACCAGTCAATGAAGGCGTCGAGCTTTTCTTATAAACCAATTGTGGCGATCATCGATACAGGCCTTGATGTGACGCATCCCGTGTTTGTCGAGTCCAATGCGCTTTGGCAGAATCCGCATGAAATCGCAGGGAACGGAATTGACGATGATGGGAATGGGTATGTTGATGATATCAATGGCTGGAATTTTGCCTATCATTCAAATAATGTCTCTGATGACGATGGCCATGGGACTCATGTGGCGGGCATAGTATTGAAAGCAGGAATGGATATTCTCGCAAATCCTGTGGAAGAAGCCAAAATTCACATCATGGCTCTGAAGTTTCTCGACAGCAGTGGAGTTGGGACTACCTCGGATGCCATTCAGGCCATCTATTATGCGGTTAATAACGGAGCTGTGGTTTTAAATAACTCTTGGGGAGGACCTTCTTATAGTGCCGCTCTCTTAGACGCCATTGTTTTTTCTTATAACCAGGGAGTTTCATTTGTTGCCGCAGCAGGAAACGCGGGAACAAATAATGATTCAGCCCCCATGTATCCCGCGAGCTATGGAGTTCCCAATATTATCTCCATTGCTGCGACAACGAACTTAGATTACTTGGCCTATTTTTCAAATTTTGGAAAGAGTTCTGTTCATGTGGGAAGTCCTGGTCTGAACATATATTCGACCTACCCAGGAGGCGGTTACGCGCCAATGTCGGGAACAAGCATGGCTTCTCCTTATGCCGCCGGTATTGCGGCTCTGATGAAGGTGGCGGCTCCCGATATGACCGGTTACCAAATAAAGTCAGGTATGTTGGCACAGGCAGATAAGATATCTCAACTGACAAATAAATTGGTGACGGACGGTCGGGTGAACGTCGCAAACGCGGTGGCTTACGCCAGTGGAGCTCCGATTGATTCTTCTCAGCCTGGTTATAATCCGTCTTATTTGACTCGAGAACTTGCTTCAGAGCTTGGTCAATCAAGTGGTGGCGGCTGTGGCTTGGTGACAAAGCTATATACTGAATTCAACCAGAACCAAGTTTCTGGAGGTAAGAGCACTCACTCGAGCCCCGAGACCTGGTATATCCTAGTTGTTGTGGCTCTGTTTGCTATTCCTTTGGCTTTGCGAAGCTATCTCAGGTCTCACTCTCCCGTCAGTCGTCGAAAGTTCCCTCGTTATGAAATCTCCACCTCAGTTTCGATGGACATTGGGGATAAAAAGCTCGTTGGGTCTGTGAGTTCTATTTCATTGGGCGGATTGCGAGTCGATACGGATGCCCTACTTGATCAGGGTGGGATCGTCACCATGACAATTGCGAGCCCAGATGGAAAAGATCAGTTACAGGTGCAAGGCAAAGTTGTGTGGAGTGAGTCTAAGAAATCCTACGGTTTGGCCTTTAGCGAGGCAAATGACTCAGTTCTTTCCTCTATCGGTAGCTGGACCAAGGGCCTCAAAAAGGCCTCTTAG
- a CDS encoding transposase: MKWRNEILNYFVNRITNARTEGFNNVAKLIQKRAYGVKSFKLYRLRYLSACA, translated from the coding sequence ATGAAATGGAGAAATGAAATCTTGAATTACTTCGTCAATCGCATTACCAATGCCAGAACAGAAGGCTTTAACAACGTCGCAAAGCTAATCCAGAAGAGGGCTTACGGCGTTAAAAGTTTTAAATTGTACAGACTCAGATACCTAAGTGCTTGTGCTTAA